One segment of Dama dama isolate Ldn47 chromosome 15, ASM3311817v1, whole genome shotgun sequence DNA contains the following:
- the LOC133070125 gene encoding large ribosomal subunit protein uL30: protein MEGAEEKKKKVPAVPETLKKKRKNFAELKIKRLRKKFAQKMLRKARRKLIYEKAKHYHKEYRQMYRTEIRMARMARKAGNFYVPAEPKLAFVIRIRGINGVSPKVRKVLQLLRLRQIFNGTFVKLNKASINMLRIVEPYIAWGYPNLKSVNELIYKRGYGKINKKRIALTDNALIARSLGKYGIICMEDLIHEIYTVGKRFKEANNFLWPFKLSSPRGGMKKKTTHFVEGGDAGNREDQINRLIRRMN, encoded by the coding sequence ATGGAGGgtgcagaagagaagaaaaagaaggttccTGCTGTGCCAGAAACCCTTAAGAAAAAGCGAAAGAATTTCGCAGAGCTTAAGATCAAGCGCCTGAGAAAGAAGTTTGCCCAAAAGATGCTTCGAAAGGCAAGGAGGAAGCTTATTTATGAAAAAGCTAAGCATTACCACAAGGAATACAGGCAGATGTACAGAACCGAAATTCGAATGGCTCGTATGGCACGGAAAGCTGGCAACTTCTATGTACCCGCGGAACCCAAATTGGCATTTGTCATCAGGATCAGAGGTATCAACGGTGTGAGCCCAAAGGTTCGAAAGGTGCTGCAGCTCCTTCGCCTCCGGCAGATCTTCAATGGCACCTTTGTGAAGCTCAACAAGGCATCAATTAACATGCTGAGAATTGTGGAGCCATACATTGCATGGGGGTACCCAAATCTGAAGTCTGTAAATGAATTGATCTACAAGCGTGGTTATGGCAAAATCAACAAAAAGCGAATTGCCCTGACAGACAACGCATTGATTGCTCGATCTCTTGGGAAATACGGAATCATCTGCATGGAGGATCTGATTCATGAGATCTATACCGTTGGAAAACGtttcaaagaagcaaacaacTTCCTGTGGCCCTTTAAATTGTCTTCTCCACGAGgtggaatgaagaaaaagaccACCCATTTTGTAGAAGGTGGAGATGCTGGCAACAGGGAAGACCAGATCAACAGGCTTATTAGAAGGATGAACTAA
- the LOC133070630 gene encoding eukaryotic translation initiation factor 1-like, which produces MSAIQNVHSFDTFADANKGDDMLPAGTEDYIHIRIQQRNGRKTLTTVQGIADDYDKKKLVKAFKKKFACSGTVIEHPEYGEVIQLQGGQCKNICQFLVEIGLAKDDQLKVHGF; this is translated from the coding sequence ATGTCCGCTATCCAGAACGTCCACTCTTTCGACACCTTTGCTGATGCAAATAAGGGTGATGATATGCTTCCTGCTGGCACTGAGGATTATATCCATATAAGAATTCAACAGAGAAACGGCAGGAAGACCCTTACTACTGTCCAAGGGATCGCTGATGATTACGATAAAAAGAAACTAGTGAAGGCGTTTAAGAAGAAATTTGCCTGCAGTGGTACTGTAATTGAGCATCCAGAATATGGAGAAGTAATTCAGCTACAGGGTGGCCAGTGCAAGAACATATGCCAGTTCCTGGTAGAGATTGGACTGGCTAAGGACGACCAGCTGAAGGTTCATGGGTTTTAA